One window of Leucoraja erinacea ecotype New England chromosome 14, Leri_hhj_1, whole genome shotgun sequence genomic DNA carries:
- the LOC129703809 gene encoding lysophosphatidic acid receptor 5-like yields the protein MENGSIVSNDTVFFENTLFVAVYGLTVAVGLPLNTFSLWVFCKKLKLRTAPIIYLTNLAISDLLFILSLPLRIYYFATSRWIFGKVVCVVSETVFSLNFYTSPFLIALISIDRYLAVVYPLKSRFLRSRKTAIIACATVWMIVTLMSFPIAFVYDRNDPKNETKCYEGYSKETWRSAVKLILVITTLGFGVPFVIIISSFLAVVRFWFRTRKESQAFKRYNIIPLFLLNIGVFIVCFLPFNVALAFYGLHQAGYLSMQGSFPVQAVTMCLASIGSFMDPIVYYFTSQAFTNIAMNTKETCNAMELPKRGCQTTNENSSLGN from the coding sequence ATGGAAAATGGTTCCATAGTTTCAAATGACACAGTCTTCTTTGAGAATACACTGTTTGTTGCTGTGTATGGATTGACGGTGGCAGTCGGATTACCTCTGAACACCTTTTCCTTGTGGGTGTTCTGCAAAAAGTTGAAACTACGAACGGCTCCAATCATTTATTTGACTAACCTGGCAATTTCAGATCTACTCTTCATTCTCTCATTGCCACTCAGGATATATTACTTTGCAACCTCTCGGTGGATATTTGGAAAGGTTGTTTGCGTTGTGTCGGAAactgtgttttcattgaatttctatACAAGTCCTTTCTTGATTGCATTGATCAGTATTGATCGTTATTTGGCTGTGGTTTATCCGTTGAAGTCGAGGTTTCTTAGAAGTCGTAAAACAGCCATCATCGCCTGTGCTACTGTTTGGATGATTGTCACGTTGATGAGTTTCCCTATCGCTTTTGTATATGATCGGAATGATCCAAAAAACGAGACAAAATGTTACGAAGGATATTCAAAGGAAACTTGGCGATCTGCTGTAAAACTCATCTTAGTGATAACAACCCTTGGATTTGGTGTGCCTTTTGTAATCATTATCAGTAGCTTCCTCGCTGTTGTCAGATTTTGGTTTCGAACCAGAAAGGAATCTCAAGCTTTTAAAAGATACAACATCATACCTTTGTTTCTACTGAATATCGGGGTcttcattgtgtgttttttacCTTTCAATGTTGCTTTGGCATTCTATGGACTGCATCAAGCAGGATACTTGTCGATGCAAGGGAGTTTCCCAGTGCAAGCTGTGACCATGTGCCTGGCCAGTATCGGCAGCTTCATGGATCCTATTGTTTACTATTTTACCAGTCAAGCATTCACAAACATTGCAATGAATACAAAGGAAACTTGCAATGCAATGGAGTTACCAAAAAGAGGATGTCAAACTACCAATGAAAACTCCTCACTTGGCAACTGA